A region from the Linepithema humile isolate Giens D197 chromosome 1, Lhum_UNIL_v1.0, whole genome shotgun sequence genome encodes:
- the LOC136999802 gene encoding CCAAT/enhancer-binding protein zeta-like yields MKRFNDNSTTSGEKKWYEEYSKTEEPCKHSLSEVGVLQLKDEGKKYLDAETASFQLKQSKSHDSETKWLKTALQQGTFLDRIAANIVLVQDNPKYNFSRLIFLVYQVKGAKHSQCGLVITSLKELFLTDLLHPTFKLLKFEEQDLDKLEVGNESNSIVKTNAARNRLLAHWYFEDQLREQYKRFVLSLSAVAIDRVDINREKAILVMTDLLMNNAEQEHKLLELIVNKIGDPTSRIGSKAVVCINKLLQEHPNMKLVVLREVEKLLFRKNVSQRAQYYAICVLTQFFLDRNDDEIAVTLVEAYFAFFKACLKKGEPDSKMMAAILTGVNRTYSFAKVDSKVLSKHIDSVYEVVHFGSFNVSLNALTLLHQITGKDESQANRFYSTFYRKLLDPQIGVANKRAMFLNLVYRVLRKDQSVLRLYAFIKRILQITLYFPANMTCAMLYVVSKILQERKDLRHILLKSQKDVNKIENIDCEGKVENDICEVSSSDAEDVSTMKNKNKATKNTIMLSNVTIGVDIASGTQADVKEETDVKVEEQNVKLYDPFCRNPLYAGVAKGLYTELAALSRHFHPSVAIFANRIIQGKPIEYTGDPLEDLTLIRFLNRYVFKNSKKSEDMKVQKKNDPLAIRAGYTPKGVRSLPVDSAAYLNEREERIPVDELFLHKFWKKESETKDIKKEDDDEDMESVNSEEFNDMLDRVGINYDLDDLNDLDNLDIATDIALGKKKR; encoded by the exons ATGAAAAGATTCAATGATAATTCCACCACTAGTGGTGAGAAAAAATGGTACGAGGAATATTCGAAGACAGAGGAACCTTGCAAGCATTCTTTATCCGAAGTTGGTGTGTTACAACTAAAAgacgaaggaaaaaaatatctggatGCAGAGACTGCCAGTTTTCAGTTGAAACAATCTAAGTCACATGACTCAGAGACAAAATGGTTAAAGACAGCATTGCAGCAGGGTACTTTTTTGGATAGAATAGCAGCCAACATAGTGCTGGTGCAAGATAAtccgaaatataattttagtcgTCTAATATTTCTAGTCTATCAAGTAAAAGGGGCCAAACACAGTCAGTGTGGTTTGGTCATAACGTCTCTCAAGGAACTCTTTCTAACTGATCTGTTGCATCCAACTTTTAAGTTgttaaaatttgaagaacAGGATCTAGATAAGCTTGAAGTAGGAAATGAATCAAATTCTATTGTTAAAACAAATGCTGCTAGAAATAGATTACTGGCACATTGGTACTTTGAAGATCAACTGCGTGAGCAGTATAAACGCTTTGTTTTAAGTCTGTCCGCAGTAGCTATTGATAGAGTAGACATAAATCGTGAAAAAGCCATATTGGTAATGACAGATTTGTTGATGAACAATGCTGAACAAGAACATAAGTTACTGGAGTTGATTGTGAATAAAATCGGCGATCCTACTAGCAGAATTGGATCTAAAGCTGTAGTTTGCATCAACAAGTTATTGCAAGAGCATCCAAATATGAAGCTTGTAGTTTTGCGTGAAGTTGAGAAACTATTGTTTAGAAAAAACGTGTCTCAACGTGCTCAATATTATGCTATATGTGTGTTGACACAATTTTTTCTGGACAGAAACGACGACGAAATAGCTGTTACATTGGTAGAAGCGTACTTTGCGTTTTTCAAAGCATGTTTGAAAAAGGGAGAACCTGACAGCAAAATGATGGCAGCAATTCTAACGGGTGTTAATAGAACATATTCTTTCGCTAAGGTAGATTCAAAGGTGCTGAGCAAACACATTGATTCTGTTTACGAAGTGGTGCATTTTGGGTCGTTTAATGTCTCTCTTAATGCACTTACCTTATTGCACCAA atTACAGGCAAGGACGAGTCTCAAGCAAACAGattttattcaactttttACAGAAAGTTACTCGACCCACAAATAGGAGTAGCAAATAAACGCGCAATGTTTCTCAACTTGGTATATCGAGTTCTTCGGAAAGATCAAAGCGTATTACGTCTATAcgcatttattaaaagaatcttGCAAATCACACTGTACTTCCCTGCAAATATGACATGTGCTATGCTCTATGTTGTCTCTAAAATTCTTCAAGAACGCAAAGACTTGAGGCACATCCTGCTCAAGTCACAGAAAGATGTGAATAAAATCGAGAATATCGATTGTGAAGGAAAAGTTGAAAACGACATTTGTGAAGTAAGCTCGTCAGATGCGGAAGATGTTTctacaatgaaaaataagaataaagcgACGAAAAACACCATTATGTTATCGAACGTAACAATTGGCGTTGACATCGCGTCAGGAACGCAAGCCGATGTGAAGGAAGAGACCGACGTAAAAGTTGAGGAGCAAAATGTGAAGTTGTATGATCCCTTTTGTCGGAATCCACTCTACGCGGGAGTAGCCAAAGGGTTGTACACCGAGCTCGCAGCATTGTCCAGACATTTCCATCCCAGTGTTGCTATATTCGCAAATCGGATAATTCAAG gTAAACCGATTGAGTACACGGGCGATCCGTTGGAGGATCTAACGTTGATTCGATTTTTGAATCGGTACGTCTTTAAGAACTCGAAGAAGTCAGAAGATATGAAGGTGCAGAAGAAAAATGATCCCTTGGCAATACGCGCCGGATATACACCCAAGGGTGTACGCTCCCTTCCTGTCGATAGCGCAGCGTATCTCAACGAAAGGGAGGAGCGAATACCAGTTGACGAGTTGTTCCTTCATAAATTTtggaagaaagagagcgagactAAGGACATCAAGAAAGAAGACGATGATGAAGACATGGAGAGCGTTAACAGTGAAGAGTTCAACGATATGCTAGATCGTGTGGGCATCAACTACGATTTAGACGATTTAAACGATTTAGACAATTTAGACATTGCGACAGATATCGCGCTtgggaagaaaaaaaggtaA